The Litchfieldia alkalitelluris genome has a window encoding:
- the xylA gene encoding xylose isomerase: MAYFPNVNKVKYEGPNSNNPFAFKYYNPEEIVGGKSMQEYLRYSIAYWHTFTGEGSDPFGAGTAIRPWDHLTGLDKAKARVEAAFEFFEKMNAPFFAFHDVDIAPEGSTLRESNKNVDVIVAMIKEYMKTSNTKLLWNTANMFTNPRYVFGAATSSNADVFAYSAAKVKKGLEVGKELGAENYVFWGGREGYETLLNTDMGLELDNLARFFHLAVDYAKEIGFDAPFLIEPKPKEPSTHQYDFDVATGLAFLQKYDLTDHFAFNIEANHATLAGHTFEHELRTARINGMLGSVDANQGDTLLGWDTDEFPTDLYTTTLAMYEIIQNGGLGKGGLNFDAKVRRGSFDTDDLFHAHIAGMDAFAIGFKVAQKLIDDKVLENFIADRYSSYTHGIGKDIVEGNTDLHKLEAYALDLGDIQNKSGRQEMLKATINRYILNVSAGVTV, from the coding sequence ATGGCTTATTTTCCAAATGTAAACAAAGTTAAGTATGAAGGCCCAAATTCAAACAATCCTTTCGCATTTAAATATTACAACCCAGAAGAAATCGTTGGCGGAAAGTCAATGCAAGAATACCTTCGTTATTCAATCGCTTACTGGCATACATTTACTGGTGAAGGTTCTGACCCATTCGGTGCTGGAACAGCAATCCGTCCTTGGGACCACCTAACTGGTTTAGATAAAGCAAAAGCTCGCGTTGAAGCAGCATTTGAATTTTTCGAAAAAATGAACGCTCCATTCTTTGCATTCCACGATGTGGATATAGCTCCAGAAGGAAGCACTTTAAGAGAATCTAATAAAAACGTTGATGTTATTGTTGCAATGATCAAAGAATACATGAAAACTAGCAACACAAAATTACTTTGGAACACTGCAAACATGTTCACAAACCCACGTTATGTGTTCGGTGCAGCTACTTCTTCAAATGCTGATGTATTTGCTTACTCTGCTGCAAAAGTGAAAAAAGGTCTTGAAGTTGGTAAAGAGCTTGGCGCTGAAAACTATGTATTCTGGGGTGGACGTGAAGGTTACGAAACTCTATTAAATACTGATATGGGTCTTGAACTTGATAACCTTGCACGTTTCTTCCACTTAGCTGTTGATTATGCGAAGGAAATCGGCTTTGACGCTCCATTCTTAATCGAGCCAAAACCAAAAGAGCCATCAACTCACCAATACGACTTTGATGTAGCAACTGGTTTAGCATTCTTACAAAAATATGATCTTACTGATCACTTTGCATTCAACATCGAAGCAAACCATGCTACATTAGCTGGACATACATTTGAGCATGAATTACGTACAGCTCGTATCAACGGAATGCTTGGATCAGTAGATGCAAACCAAGGTGATACATTACTTGGATGGGATACTGACGAATTCCCAACAGACTTATATACTACAACTCTAGCTATGTATGAAATTATTCAAAATGGCGGTCTTGGTAAAGGTGGATTAAACTTCGATGCGAAAGTACGTCGTGGTTCATTTGATACTGATGACTTATTCCACGCACACATCGCTGGTATGGATGCATTCGCTATCGGATTTAAAGTTGCTCAAAAACTAATCGATGACAAAGTGTTAGAAAACTTTATTGCTGATCGTTACAGCAGCTATACTCATGGTATCGGTAAAGATATCGTAGAAGGTAATACAGATCTTCATAAGCTTGAAGCATATGCATTAGACTTAGGAGATATTCAAAACAAATCAGGTCGTCAAGAGATGTTAAAGGCTACAATTAACCGTTATATCTTAAATGTTTCTGCAGGTGTGACTGTATAA
- a CDS encoding aldo/keto reductase — protein MKYRQLGNTDLKVSEISFGTWAIGGSWGRTNDEESLKALETAMDRGVNFFDTADVYGDGHSEELLAQATKGKEDKIHIATKFCRAGDIYDPKTYSEEQVRTYLESSLKRLNREAIDLYQIHCPPFEILKDGKVFEVLDKLKQEGKIRHYGVSVESVEEGLFCLENPNVSALQVIFNIFRQKPIEELFPKAQEKGVGILSRVPLASGLLTGKFTVDTKFENDDHRNFNKDGEAFNVGETFAGLEFNRGVELSGQLGWIGENRKSMATAALRWCLDQQGVTCVIPGFKSVKQVLANLEAQEVPAFSEEELEKLTQFYRENVADYIRGPY, from the coding sequence ATGAAATATCGTCAGTTAGGGAACACAGACTTAAAAGTAAGTGAAATAAGCTTTGGTACATGGGCGATTGGTGGCTCATGGGGAAGAACAAATGATGAAGAATCACTGAAAGCTCTAGAAACAGCTATGGATCGTGGCGTGAACTTTTTCGATACCGCTGATGTGTATGGAGATGGACATAGTGAGGAATTGTTAGCACAAGCGACAAAAGGCAAAGAAGATAAAATTCATATTGCTACTAAGTTTTGTCGTGCGGGGGATATTTATGATCCTAAAACTTATTCCGAAGAACAGGTTCGTACATATTTAGAATCGAGCTTAAAACGTTTAAATCGTGAAGCGATTGATTTATATCAAATTCATTGCCCACCTTTTGAAATTTTAAAAGATGGAAAAGTATTTGAAGTACTTGATAAATTAAAGCAAGAAGGAAAAATTAGACATTACGGTGTAAGTGTAGAATCTGTAGAGGAAGGGTTATTCTGTTTAGAAAATCCAAATGTAAGTGCACTTCAAGTAATCTTTAATATTTTCCGTCAAAAACCAATCGAGGAACTATTCCCTAAGGCACAGGAAAAGGGTGTTGGTATCCTTTCCAGGGTTCCACTAGCTAGTGGTTTATTAACAGGAAAATTTACGGTTGATACTAAGTTTGAAAATGATGACCACCGAAATTTTAACAAAGATGGAGAAGCATTCAATGTTGGTGAAACATTTGCCGGATTAGAATTCAACCGTGGAGTTGAATTAAGTGGACAACTTGGTTGGATTGGTGAAAACCGTAAATCAATGGCAACGGCTGCTTTAAGATGGTGTCTTGATCAACAAGGTGTAACTTGTGTTATTCCAGGATTTAAATCAGTTAAACAGGTTCTTGCAAATCTTGAAGCGCAAGAAGTACCAGCGTTTTCAGAAGAAGAGCTTGAAAAACTAACTCAATTTTATCGTGAAAATGTGGCAGATTATATTCGTGGACCATATTAA
- a CDS encoding nuclease-related domain-containing protein has translation MILKERKYPLIMKQLQALIRRIPPNHPTRQVVIDDFKKREAGYKGEVSIDYHLSFLDNKEFYILHDLRLADDQLRYFQIDTLILSSKMFIILEVKNIAGTLIFDNDFKQLIRVKEGEETGFRYPITQTSKKESQFQNWLRDNRFTLPPITSFVVISNPQTIIKAPTATRIISQKVIHSENIVENISRIESLQTKDVNTDKELRKLARHLIKQHVEFFQESILSKYNLTITDLIKGVICEYCNNAPLKRIHGNWYCSICNNESREAHIPALLDYALIISPTITNSQLREYLLIDSVSVSNKLLKTLNLDHQGQKKMRIYYIPFNLQ, from the coding sequence ATGATTTTAAAAGAAAGAAAATATCCACTAATAATGAAACAGTTGCAAGCCCTTATTCGAAGAATTCCTCCAAATCATCCCACACGTCAAGTAGTCATTGATGATTTTAAAAAAAGAGAAGCAGGATACAAAGGGGAAGTATCCATTGATTATCATTTGAGTTTTCTAGATAACAAGGAATTTTACATATTACATGACCTTAGATTAGCTGATGATCAACTCCGTTACTTTCAAATTGACACGCTCATCTTATCTTCAAAAATGTTTATAATACTTGAAGTAAAAAATATTGCTGGAACATTGATCTTTGATAACGACTTTAAGCAACTAATTCGTGTAAAAGAGGGGGAAGAAACAGGATTTAGATATCCTATCACTCAAACATCAAAGAAAGAATCTCAATTTCAAAACTGGCTTAGAGACAATCGATTTACTTTACCACCCATTACATCATTTGTTGTTATTAGTAATCCCCAAACAATCATAAAAGCCCCAACTGCAACTCGAATCATTTCCCAAAAAGTAATTCATAGTGAAAATATAGTAGAAAACATTAGTCGAATAGAGAGTTTACAAACAAAGGATGTAAATACAGACAAAGAATTAAGAAAACTTGCACGTCATCTAATTAAGCAACATGTTGAGTTCTTTCAGGAATCTATTCTTTCGAAATATAACCTTACTATTACTGACTTGATTAAAGGTGTAATATGCGAATACTGTAACAATGCACCACTAAAACGAATTCATGGAAATTGGTATTGTTCTATATGTAACAATGAAAGTCGTGAAGCTCATATACCAGCTTTGTTGGATTACGCTTTAATCATTTCACCGACAATTACTAATTCACAACTAAGAGAATATTTGTTAATTGATTCTGTTTCAGTCTCAAATAAATTATTAAAAACACTAAACCTTGATCATCAAGGACAAAAGAAAATGAGAATATACTATATACCATTTAATTTACAATAA
- a CDS encoding glycosyl hydrolase family 8 codes for MTNQGSFYTGVYRNLFKEYGYTEEEIQARLEDSWNKIFFGDEDTKIYFEPDEKSGYLLDTGNNDVRTEGMSYGMMMAVQLDKKDVFDRIWYWTKKNMYMTEGLHAGYFAWSCQPDGKKNAYGPAPDGEEFFALALFFASHRWGNGEEEPFNYSAQARKLLSDCIHKGENNDGHPMWNPENKLIKFVPEVEYSDPSYHLPHFYELFALWANEEDREFWKEATKASRDYLHISCHPVTGLAPEYAFYDGTPNDERGYGHFFSDSYRVAANIGLDYEWFKADPWQTEEADRIQGFFADKQPEDYRRYQIDGTPFEEKSLHPVGLIATNAMAALASVDGPHARETVELFWNTPVRTGVRRYYDNCLYMFSMLALSGNYRIWMPKK; via the coding sequence ATGACAAATCAAGGTTCATTTTACACTGGTGTTTATCGTAACTTATTCAAGGAGTACGGCTATACTGAAGAAGAAATTCAAGCTAGACTAGAAGATAGCTGGAATAAAATCTTTTTTGGTGACGAAGATACAAAGATTTACTTTGAGCCAGATGAAAAGAGTGGCTATCTGCTTGATACAGGTAACAATGATGTGCGTACAGAAGGTATGTCATACGGAATGATGATGGCTGTTCAACTTGATAAAAAAGACGTATTTGATCGTATTTGGTATTGGACAAAGAAAAATATGTATATGACTGAAGGCTTACATGCAGGGTATTTTGCTTGGTCATGCCAACCTGATGGAAAGAAAAATGCCTATGGTCCTGCTCCTGATGGGGAAGAGTTCTTTGCACTTGCATTATTTTTTGCTTCACATCGTTGGGGAAATGGAGAAGAAGAGCCATTTAACTACAGTGCACAAGCAAGAAAGCTTTTAAGTGATTGTATCCATAAAGGTGAAAATAATGATGGTCATCCAATGTGGAATCCAGAAAATAAATTAATTAAGTTTGTACCAGAAGTGGAATACTCAGATCCTTCATACCATCTTCCACATTTTTATGAGTTGTTTGCATTGTGGGCGAATGAAGAGGATCGTGAATTTTGGAAGGAAGCAACGAAGGCAAGTCGTGACTATTTGCACATTTCTTGTCATCCAGTAACAGGCTTAGCACCAGAATATGCCTTTTATGATGGAACCCCGAATGATGAGAGAGGGTATGGTCATTTCTTTAGTGATTCATATCGTGTTGCTGCTAATATCGGGTTAGACTATGAATGGTTCAAGGCAGATCCATGGCAGACAGAAGAAGCTGATAGAATACAAGGTTTCTTTGCAGATAAGCAACCTGAAGATTATCGTCGTTATCAAATTGATGGGACTCCATTTGAGGAAAAATCATTACATCCAGTTGGGCTAATTGCAACAAATGCAATGGCTGCATTAGCTTCGGTCGATGGTCCACACGCTCGTGAAACAGTTGAACTATTTTGGAACACACCAGTTCGTACAGGTGTAAGAAGATATTATGATAACTGCTTGTATATGTTTAGTATGTTAGCTTTAAGTGGGAATTATCGGATTTGGATGCCTAAGAAATAA
- a CDS encoding ArsR/SmtB family transcription factor: MEINISNEHLPVYEALASAVRIKIIHLLAERPMNIRELAEATELSSAIMTMHVKKLEKAKIIYTDMIPGKAGVQKLCVLDVDKIEIIFPKKLKQIKEFHQFDVPVGHYTDFTIEPTCGIATREKLIGEFDEPRYFLDHDRVNASILWFGQGYVEYKIPNFLLSSNKPEELEISMEISSEAPDSNSNWPSDISFYLNGVQLGKWTSPGDFADNKGKYTPSWWPSHINQYGLLKYLRITSNGTFMDGIKISDVTLENVGIREKQWTFRVAVNKEEEHVGGVTLFGAGFGNYNQDIIFRLYYTKEQKL; this comes from the coding sequence ATGGAAATTAATATCTCTAATGAACATTTACCAGTCTATGAGGCACTCGCTAGCGCTGTAAGAATAAAGATCATTCATTTACTAGCTGAACGTCCAATGAACATTCGAGAATTAGCTGAAGCTACTGAGCTCAGTAGTGCAATCATGACGATGCACGTGAAAAAATTAGAAAAAGCAAAAATCATTTATACAGATATGATTCCTGGTAAAGCAGGTGTTCAAAAACTATGCGTACTAGATGTAGATAAAATTGAAATCATTTTTCCTAAGAAGCTTAAACAAATAAAAGAGTTCCATCAATTTGATGTACCTGTAGGACATTATACTGACTTTACTATTGAGCCAACCTGTGGAATAGCAACACGCGAAAAACTAATTGGTGAATTTGATGAACCAAGATATTTTTTAGATCATGATCGTGTAAATGCTAGTATTCTTTGGTTTGGTCAAGGCTATGTAGAATACAAAATTCCTAACTTTTTATTAAGTAGTAATAAACCTGAAGAATTAGAGATTTCAATGGAAATATCGTCGGAAGCACCAGACTCGAATAGCAATTGGCCTTCAGATATCTCTTTTTACTTAAATGGAGTCCAATTAGGCAAATGGACAAGTCCAGGTGATTTTGCTGATAATAAAGGAAAGTATACACCTTCATGGTGGCCAAGCCATATTAATCAGTATGGGCTTTTAAAGTATTTGCGAATCACTTCTAATGGTACATTTATGGATGGAATTAAGATATCTGATGTAACATTAGAAAATGTAGGAATTAGAGAAAAGCAATGGACCTTTAGAGTTGCTGTAAATAAAGAAGAGGAACATGTTGGCGGTGTTACTTTATTTGGGGCCGGTTTTGGTAACTATAATCAAGACATCATCTTCCGCTTGTATTATACAAAGGAACAAAAATTATAA
- a CDS encoding glycoside hydrolase family 43 protein, which yields MKRSKLVIAAFFALALSACSSNDSEMKTTTFPEPSFTNVTVHDPSVIKTDDTYYVFGSHLASAKSEDLMNWEQVSEGVHPGNPVIPNALEEMAETFEWAQTNTFWAADVIQLEDGRYYMYYNACKGDSPRSAMGIAVSDNIEGPYEDLGIILKSGMWDQPSEDGKIYDATYHPNAVDPDTFFDHEGNLWMVYGSYSGGIFILKLDPKTGFPYEGQGYGKKLLGANHSRIEAPYMLYNPETNYYYLFLSYGGLDAVGGYNIRVARSENPDGPFNDVEGNDMIDAHGKPGTIFDDVSIEPYGAKLVGNFKFLGSENEEVDEAHYGYVSPGHNSAHYDEETNKYFNFFHTRFPDTGEMHEVRVHQMFFNKDGWPLLAPYRYGGETTGKINKNQVIGDYKFINHGKDISATLKESMIIELKKNGKIAGEVTGTWEQTGDYSVELTIDEMTYDGVFVLQYDDINEKHVMTFTALSENGTAIWGSKVE from the coding sequence ATGAAGAGATCGAAATTAGTCATAGCTGCTTTCTTTGCCTTAGCTCTTAGTGCATGTAGCAGCAATGATAGCGAAATGAAAACAACTACTTTCCCTGAACCAAGCTTTACGAATGTAACTGTGCATGATCCTTCTGTCATTAAAACAGATGACACTTACTATGTATTTGGCTCTCATTTAGCTTCAGCAAAGTCTGAGGATCTTATGAACTGGGAACAAGTATCTGAAGGGGTTCATCCTGGCAATCCAGTAATTCCAAACGCATTAGAAGAGATGGCTGAAACCTTTGAATGGGCTCAGACCAACACCTTCTGGGCTGCAGATGTTATTCAATTAGAAGATGGCCGCTACTATATGTATTACAATGCCTGTAAAGGCGATTCTCCACGATCGGCAATGGGAATCGCTGTTTCAGATAATATTGAAGGACCATATGAGGATTTAGGAATTATTTTAAAATCAGGAATGTGGGATCAGCCAAGTGAGGATGGCAAAATATATGATGCAACCTACCATCCAAATGCAGTAGACCCTGATACGTTTTTTGATCATGAAGGAAACCTGTGGATGGTTTATGGATCTTATTCTGGGGGAATATTCATCTTAAAACTCGATCCTAAGACTGGTTTTCCATATGAAGGACAAGGATATGGAAAAAAACTGCTTGGTGCTAACCATAGTCGCATTGAAGCACCTTATATGCTTTATAATCCTGAAACAAACTATTATTATTTATTTTTATCATATGGTGGACTTGATGCTGTAGGTGGTTACAATATCCGTGTTGCACGTTCCGAAAATCCAGATGGTCCGTTCAATGATGTTGAAGGCAATGATATGATTGATGCACATGGTAAACCTGGGACAATTTTTGATGATGTTTCAATTGAGCCTTATGGAGCAAAGTTAGTAGGAAATTTCAAATTCTTAGGGAGTGAGAATGAAGAAGTCGATGAAGCACATTATGGATATGTTTCACCAGGACATAACTCGGCACACTATGATGAAGAAACGAATAAATATTTTAATTTCTTCCATACACGTTTCCCTGACACAGGAGAAATGCATGAAGTAAGAGTTCATCAAATGTTCTTTAACAAAGATGGCTGGCCTTTATTAGCTCCATATCGTTATGGCGGCGAAACGACTGGAAAAATCAATAAAAATCAAGTGATTGGTGACTATAAATTCATTAACCACGGAAAAGATATCTCAGCTACTCTTAAGGAATCAATGATCATTGAACTAAAGAAGAATGGTAAAATTGCTGGTGAAGTGACTGGTACTTGGGAGCAAACGGGTGACTATTCCGTAGAATTAACGATCGACGAGATGACCTACGATGGTGTATTTGTCCTTCAATATGATGATATCAATGAAAAGCATGTGATGACTTTTACAGCTTTATCTGAAAATGGTACAGCCATTTGGGGTAGTAAAGTAGAATAG
- a CDS encoding Gfo/Idh/MocA family protein, with translation MTTIKWGVLSTAHIGQTQLIPAIKTAKNAEVVAIASRGEKAIEVAENLKIPKSYTSYEELLDDPEIDAVYIPLPNHLHKEWVIKAAEKGKHVLCEKPASLTSTETKEMVDACEKYGVRFMEAFMYQFHPQHERVKEILQSGEIGEIKLMKSNFSFFLEDRTGNIRMDPTMGGGSIFDVGCYCIHSTRNILGSEPISVEVKAKIDSDYQVETTSFVTMKMENGVDAIFDSSFDMAFRQTYEVIGTKGTITVPAAYRPDVNGNIGVVIVDKGSVRREEKIYGEQYVLQVEHFSEAILNPSLELKYSGEKAVKNMKVIEACYESIKSEAIVNLK, from the coding sequence ATGACAACAATTAAATGGGGAGTTTTAAGTACAGCCCACATTGGACAAACACAATTAATCCCAGCAATTAAGACGGCAAAAAATGCTGAGGTTGTTGCTATTGCAAGTCGAGGAGAAAAGGCAATTGAGGTTGCTGAAAATTTAAAAATACCAAAATCTTATACTAGTTACGAAGAGTTGCTCGATGATCCTGAAATCGATGCAGTATATATTCCTCTTCCAAATCACCTACATAAGGAATGGGTTATTAAGGCAGCAGAAAAAGGTAAGCATGTTTTATGTGAAAAACCAGCATCGTTAACATCAACAGAAACAAAAGAAATGGTAGATGCTTGTGAAAAGTATGGTGTGAGGTTTATGGAAGCATTTATGTATCAATTCCATCCTCAACATGAGCGCGTGAAGGAAATTCTTCAATCAGGTGAAATTGGCGAAATTAAATTAATGAAATCGAACTTCTCATTCTTTTTAGAGGATCGAACTGGAAATATTCGAATGGACCCAACTATGGGTGGCGGTAGTATCTTTGATGTTGGTTGCTATTGTATCCATTCAACAAGAAATATCTTGGGCAGTGAGCCTATCTCCGTTGAAGTTAAAGCTAAGATTGATTCAGATTATCAAGTAGAGACAACTTCATTTGTGACAATGAAAATGGAAAACGGCGTAGATGCTATTTTTGATAGTAGCTTCGATATGGCTTTTAGACAAACATATGAAGTGATTGGGACAAAAGGAACGATTACCGTTCCAGCAGCATACCGTCCAGATGTAAATGGAAATATCGGTGTAGTGATCGTTGATAAAGGTTCAGTAAGAAGGGAAGAGAAAATCTATGGAGAGCAGTATGTTCTTCAGGTTGAACACTTCTCAGAAGCGATCTTAAATCCTTCGCTTGAACTAAAATATTCTGGTGAAAAAGCTGTGAAAAATATGAAGGTGATTGAAGCCTGCTATGAATCTATAAAAAGTGAAGCTATAGTAAATTTAAAATAA
- a CDS encoding ROK family transcriptional regulator — translation MQITWNQQVVKRNNKSLVLQMIKDQAPLSRAEISQRTGLNKSTVSSLVNELLDEDLVYETGPGESSGGRRPVMLLFNQVAGYSIGIDIGVNYLLGVLTDLQGKIIYEKNIPLKHLDYEVVTSQVKDFIRHLIEMAPNSRYGVVGIGVGVPGIVNKEGKILLAPNLSWKDALLKKELEIEFELPIIVENEANAGAYGEMRFGAGQLFENITYISASIGIGVGLILNSELYCGKNGFSGESGHMLIDINGRKCSCGRNGCWEAYASEHALLKEARELFKTDMTLEELIEEAKKSNQEVIDLFKRVGQYIGFGITNLVNTLNPQQVIIGNRMTMAKELLEESVMETILEQSLPFHHQGLSIKFSELTIYPAALGVSAFVVENFFKQEELVEQT, via the coding sequence ATGCAAATTACATGGAATCAACAAGTTGTTAAGCGTAATAATAAATCACTTGTACTACAAATGATTAAAGATCAAGCTCCCTTATCTCGCGCAGAGATTTCACAGCGTACTGGTTTAAATAAATCAACTGTATCTTCATTAGTAAATGAGTTATTAGATGAAGATCTTGTATATGAAACAGGTCCTGGAGAATCAAGTGGTGGACGTAGACCTGTGATGCTTCTATTTAACCAAGTGGCTGGATATTCGATTGGAATTGATATTGGAGTTAACTATCTTTTAGGCGTTCTTACTGACCTCCAAGGAAAGATCATTTACGAAAAAAATATTCCTTTAAAACACCTTGATTATGAAGTTGTCACGAGTCAAGTAAAAGACTTTATCCGTCATCTGATTGAAATGGCTCCAAATAGCCGTTACGGAGTTGTTGGAATCGGTGTAGGAGTTCCCGGTATTGTTAATAAGGAAGGGAAAATTTTATTAGCTCCTAATTTAAGTTGGAAAGATGCTTTATTAAAGAAAGAACTCGAAATAGAATTTGAGCTACCTATCATCGTCGAAAATGAAGCAAATGCTGGTGCATATGGTGAAATGAGATTTGGGGCGGGACAGCTTTTTGAAAACATTACTTATATTAGTGCTAGTATTGGGATTGGTGTTGGACTTATTCTAAATAGTGAATTGTACTGTGGAAAAAATGGCTTTTCCGGAGAATCTGGACATATGCTGATTGATATTAATGGAAGAAAATGCAGCTGCGGTAGAAACGGATGCTGGGAAGCTTATGCATCCGAGCATGCACTTTTAAAAGAAGCTAGAGAGCTTTTTAAAACAGACATGACACTTGAGGAATTAATTGAGGAAGCCAAAAAATCAAACCAAGAAGTAATTGATTTATTTAAGCGTGTTGGCCAATATATTGGTTTCGGAATCACAAACCTAGTGAATACACTTAATCCTCAGCAAGTGATAATTGGGAATCGGATGACGATGGCAAAGGAATTACTAGAAGAATCCGTAATGGAAACGATCCTTGAACAATCACTACCATTCCATCACCAAGGGTTGTCGATTAAATTTTCTGAATTAACGATTTATCCAGCTGCCCTAGGAGTTTCAGCATTTGTTGTTGAGAACTTCTTTAAGCAGGAAGAATTAGTGGAGCAGACATAG
- the xylB gene encoding xylulokinase, translated as MKYVLGVDLGTSAVKVLLVNQQGDVVQETSKSYPLIQEKSGYSEQNPEEWVEKTTEALAEIVSNFNGSVEDIEGISFSGQMHGLVLLDENNEVLRNAILWNDTRTTKQCQDIYELVGQEKLLEITKNPALEGFTLPKILWVKENEPEVFAKASVFLLPKDYLRYRITGKLHSEYSDAAGTLLLNVAEKSWSEEVCNLVGVPAKLCPPLVESFDCVGTLTSDYAGATGLSESTKVFAGGADNACGAVGSGILSEGKTLASIGTSGVILSYETQNDLDFEGKVHYFNHSQENAYYTMGVTLAAGYSLSWFKDVFASGESFESFVDGIDTVPVGSNGLMFTPYLVGERTPHADSVIRASFIGADASHTRKDFVRAVIEGITFSLNESIEIFRENGKKIDTIISIGGGAKNKTWLQIQADLFNAEIIKLKSEQGPGMGAAILAGFGAGWYSTLQECADKFTEPAEKFVPIAENVEKYQKLFGIYKQIYKQTKELNQQLVEFRL; from the coding sequence ATGAAATATGTATTAGGTGTTGATCTAGGTACAAGTGCTGTAAAGGTTTTATTAGTAAACCAACAAGGTGATGTTGTTCAAGAAACTTCAAAATCATATCCTTTAATCCAAGAAAAATCAGGATATAGTGAACAAAACCCAGAGGAATGGGTTGAAAAAACAACAGAAGCATTAGCTGAAATCGTTTCTAACTTTAATGGAAGTGTTGAAGATATTGAAGGAATTAGTTTTTCAGGTCAAATGCACGGTTTAGTATTACTTGATGAAAATAACGAAGTGCTTCGCAATGCGATTTTATGGAATGATACAAGAACGACAAAACAGTGTCAGGATATTTACGAGCTTGTAGGCCAAGAGAAATTACTTGAAATCACAAAAAATCCTGCACTAGAAGGTTTTACCTTACCAAAAATTTTATGGGTAAAAGAAAATGAGCCTGAGGTTTTCGCCAAAGCTTCAGTATTCTTACTTCCAAAGGATTATTTACGATATCGTATAACAGGAAAGCTACATAGTGAGTATTCCGATGCTGCTGGGACACTTCTATTAAATGTAGCTGAAAAAAGCTGGAGTGAAGAAGTGTGTAACTTAGTTGGTGTTCCAGCAAAGTTATGCCCACCACTTGTTGAGTCATTTGATTGTGTTGGCACACTTACTTCTGATTATGCCGGCGCTACTGGATTATCCGAGAGTACTAAAGTATTTGCTGGTGGTGCAGACAATGCATGTGGTGCTGTTGGCTCAGGTATTTTATCAGAAGGTAAAACATTAGCTAGTATTGGAACATCAGGGGTTATCTTGTCTTATGAAACTCAAAATGATCTAGATTTTGAAGGGAAGGTTCATTATTTTAACCACAGCCAAGAAAATGCTTATTATACAATGGGTGTTACTCTTGCGGCAGGCTATAGTTTAAGCTGGTTTAAGGATGTTTTTGCATCAGGAGAAAGCTTTGAAAGCTTTGTGGATGGAATTGATACTGTACCAGTTGGTTCTAATGGATTAATGTTCACACCATATCTTGTTGGTGAGAGAACACCTCACGCAGATTCAGTGATTCGTGCTAGCTTTATTGGTGCTGATGCGTCACATACTCGTAAGGATTTTGTTCGTGCTGTTATTGAAGGAATTACCTTCTCATTAAATGAGTCCATTGAAATCTTCCGTGAAAATGGGAAGAAAATTGATACGATTATATCAATCGGTGGCGGAGCAAAAAATAAAACATGGTTACAAATTCAAGCTGACTTATTTAATGCTGAAATCATCAAGCTTAAGAGTGAACAAGGGCCTGGAATGGGAGCAGCCATTTTAGCTGGATTTGGTGCTGGTTGGTATAGTACTTTACAAGAGTGTGCGGATAAATTCACTGAACCTGCTGAAAAGTTTGTTCCAATAGCAGAAAACGTTGAAAAATATCAAAAGCTATTTGGTATTTATAAGCAAATTTATAAACAAACAAAAGAACTAAATCAGCAGTTAGTTGAATTTAGATTATAA